One Chitinophagales bacterium genomic window carries:
- a CDS encoding TetR/AcrR family transcriptional regulator → MNNGTDMRGRILQAATELFFSYGIRSITMDDIARHLSISKKTIYQFFEDKDEIVQTLCHIDCDQNVLTMQQISDQSKDAIDEIMQSMEFLAAVLSRLNPNLIYDLQKFHPAAWSEFQKFREDHLKGSVEKNLRKGIRQGYYRSEINVKILARLRIEEVVLGMNPIIYPPSNFNLREVELELLVHFLYGIITLEGLKLLNDYKTKKKIKKLKVLA, encoded by the coding sequence ATGAATAATGGAACTGACATGCGTGGGAGAATATTGCAGGCTGCAACCGAGTTATTTTTCAGCTATGGAATCCGCAGCATCACCATGGATGATATTGCCCGTCACCTCTCTATTTCCAAAAAGACTATTTACCAGTTCTTTGAAGATAAAGACGAAATTGTACAAACTCTGTGTCATATCGACTGTGATCAGAATGTGCTTACAATGCAGCAAATTTCTGATCAGTCTAAAGATGCCATCGATGAAATTATGCAATCCATGGAGTTTCTTGCCGCTGTTCTTTCACGGTTGAATCCAAACCTGATCTACGATTTACAGAAATTTCATCCTGCTGCATGGAGTGAATTTCAAAAATTCAGGGAAGATCATTTGAAAGGAAGCGTGGAAAAGAATTTAAGGAAAGGAATTCGTCAGGGGTATTACAGATCAGAGATTAATGTAAAGATTCTTGCAAGGTTACGAATAGAGGAAGTGGTTTTAGGTATGAATCCAATAATATATCCACCATCAAATTTTAACCTTCGGGAAGTAGAGCTGGAGCTGCTGGTACATTTTCTATATGGAATAATTACACTCGAAGGCCTTAAATTATTGAATGATTACAAGACAAAGAAGAAGATAAAAAAACTAAAAGTATTGGCATGA
- a CDS encoding amidohydrolase family protein, with product MHKISADYILPVSSAPLKNGVIVIDDDGIIISLSDRNNFENAELQIYRGIICPGFINAHCHLELSYLKEQITEHTGLVNFIIEFLSKRDDSGENVQQAIKDAEDEMIQNGIVGVGDISNAVTSFLQKSKRRIEYHTFVECLGLLPEKADEFLDRSIAVFHSAKQLSLEASITPHAPYSMSLELMKKIFRLPENQTSIFSYHNQETAEENDLYTKGTGGFLDFYRKFNFQFIADRIAASSVQAHLNIFPEEKRILLVHNTFSSKEDIEFVMNKHKNCYWCLCPNANLFIENTLPDFQNFITYNERICLGTDSYASNKGLSIFEEMKTIQQVNPGILTPQLVSWATLNGAEFFGWNNLGRLEPGKKPGVNLITNVNAETLQLNKNSIVEKLF from the coding sequence ATGCATAAAATTTCCGCCGACTATATTTTACCGGTTTCTTCCGCTCCATTAAAAAACGGAGTGATAGTAATTGATGATGATGGCATAATCATTTCACTCAGTGATCGGAATAATTTTGAAAATGCAGAATTGCAAATTTACAGGGGAATCATTTGTCCGGGTTTTATAAATGCGCATTGTCATTTAGAATTATCTTATTTAAAAGAACAGATCACAGAACATACTGGCCTGGTTAATTTTATAATTGAATTTTTAAGTAAAAGAGACGATTCGGGAGAAAATGTTCAGCAGGCAATTAAGGATGCAGAGGATGAAATGATACAGAACGGAATTGTAGGCGTAGGCGATATATCAAATGCTGTTACATCTTTCCTGCAAAAATCAAAACGACGTATAGAGTATCACACATTTGTAGAATGTTTGGGGTTGTTACCTGAAAAAGCCGACGAATTTTTGGACAGATCAATAGCAGTTTTTCATTCAGCAAAACAATTATCCTTAGAAGCATCTATCACCCCCCATGCCCCTTATTCTATGTCGTTGGAACTGATGAAGAAAATATTCCGGCTTCCGGAAAACCAAACTTCGATTTTCAGTTACCACAATCAGGAGACCGCAGAAGAAAATGATTTATATACAAAAGGCACTGGTGGCTTTTTAGATTTTTACAGGAAGTTTAATTTTCAATTTATTGCGGATAGAATTGCTGCGAGCTCTGTTCAGGCTCACCTGAATATTTTTCCGGAAGAAAAAAGAATTTTATTGGTTCATAATACATTCTCTTCTAAAGAGGATATAGAGTTTGTGATGAACAAGCATAAAAACTGCTACTGGTGCCTTTGTCCGAATGCCAACTTATTTATAGAAAATACATTACCGGATTTTCAAAATTTCATTACTTACAATGAACGCATTTGCCTGGGAACGGACAGCTACGCCAGTAACAAGGGGCTTTCTATATTTGAGGAGATGAAAACCATTCAACAGGTAAATCCTGGTATATTAACCCCACAACTGGTATCCTGGGCAACATTAAATGGTGCTGAATTTTTTGGGTGGAATAATCTGGGGCGGCTGGAGCCCGGTAAAAAGCCGGGCGTGAATTTAATAACTAATGTCAATGCAGAAACCCTGCAGCTAAATAAGAATTCCATAGTAGAAAAACTTTTTTAG
- a CDS encoding sulfotransferase domain-containing protein, with translation MMESKVELMIVGAQKAGTTSLKNYLGQHPSLTTHQLTEFSFFVNDEDYKDGFEKICKTYFPKQTITPEKKIVAKNAGIYYNEKALSRLQQHNPNCIVVLIIRNPVERAYSSYNMEIESGWFKKKWNTILYSINKFRNGETDQMFRLFINLGMYSEHLKKIYKYFPSDHVEVVLFDDLKEDATLICQRLFRKLNIESSFSPDTNAIFNPTEKLRSKKIGKLLVWLMDNKNPIKKIFKSFLPSAAFSKIRIWLWKVNTAGIIAAQKPMAPEIRQVLIEFFKPYNEKLESMTGLNLKKWNQ, from the coding sequence ATGATGGAATCTAAAGTAGAACTAATGATTGTGGGTGCTCAAAAGGCAGGTACTACGTCATTAAAAAATTATCTCGGACAACATCCTTCTCTAACTACTCACCAGCTAACAGAGTTTTCATTTTTTGTAAATGATGAGGACTATAAGGACGGCTTTGAAAAAATTTGCAAGACCTATTTTCCGAAACAAACCATCACGCCGGAAAAGAAAATTGTAGCTAAAAACGCAGGCATTTATTATAATGAAAAAGCCCTTTCACGTCTGCAGCAGCATAACCCCAATTGTATAGTGGTACTGATTATCCGTAACCCGGTAGAACGAGCCTATTCTTCTTATAACATGGAAATCGAAAGCGGATGGTTTAAAAAAAAATGGAACACTATTCTTTATTCAATAAATAAATTCAGAAACGGCGAGACGGATCAAATGTTCAGGCTGTTTATCAATTTGGGAATGTACTCTGAACATTTAAAAAAAATATACAAATATTTTCCTTCGGACCATGTAGAGGTTGTTCTCTTTGATGATTTAAAGGAGGATGCTACCTTAATTTGCCAACGGTTGTTTCGGAAACTTAATATTGAAAGTTCCTTTTCACCAGATACCAATGCTATTTTTAATCCTACTGAAAAACTCAGGTCAAAAAAAATAGGGAAGTTATTGGTCTGGCTTATGGACAATAAAAATCCTATTAAAAAAATTTTCAAGTCATTCCTTCCGAGTGCTGCTTTTTCGAAAATCAGAATATGGCTGTGGAAAGTAAATACTGCCGGAATAATTGCCGCTCAAAAACCTATGGCACCAGAAATACGTCAGGTATTAATTGAGTTTTTTAAACCCTACAATGAAAAATTAGAATCAATGACAGGCCTTAACCTAAAAAAGTGGAATCAATAA
- a CDS encoding GNAT family N-acetyltransferase, with amino-acid sequence MKWTFKIIYSLSDENIISLRQIYAHSNYKSFHQDPDWIYCNPEKIPVLLVLNQANEIIAYTAVGIKPFRTINISFGPVTNKNDEYALMINEMVKWLKKKFWWRLTLQLPMPLDSNTDLILTRIRNSSKFRQSDSFFNWKTAWLNLDQEPEQLFLSFSNQHRKSIEKSLKSGLSYKIITDINKAEDLANLHMAMYKKRRLPINEQKNKLLILSLFKFLQQSGKGFMLAVEMEEQLLGGVVIVFQGNVAYYYLGASTTEKKKRTIPILYGAFFDIIRLCREYKIGVLDFGGLPANELPGSQLYNINRFKLGFGGFPVHYPPQLVFDLIPVLSRTIEQGIVLRNFIRERKHKK; translated from the coding sequence ATGAAATGGACCTTTAAAATTATTTATTCCTTATCGGATGAAAATATTATTAGCTTAAGGCAGATTTATGCACACAGCAATTATAAATCTTTTCATCAGGACCCCGATTGGATATACTGTAACCCTGAAAAAATACCGGTACTGCTGGTTTTAAATCAAGCTAACGAAATTATTGCCTATACAGCAGTGGGCATAAAACCATTTCGGACTATTAATATTTCATTCGGCCCTGTTACAAATAAAAATGATGAATATGCATTAATGATTAATGAAATGGTCAAATGGCTTAAGAAAAAATTTTGGTGGCGATTGACTCTTCAATTGCCCATGCCTTTAGATAGTAATACAGATCTGATCTTAACCCGGATCCGTAATTCATCTAAGTTCAGGCAATCAGACTCTTTCTTTAATTGGAAAACGGCGTGGCTTAATTTAGATCAGGAGCCGGAACAATTATTCTTATCATTCAGTAATCAGCACCGAAAAAGTATAGAAAAAAGTTTGAAATCAGGCCTGTCTTATAAAATAATTACAGATATAAACAAAGCGGAAGATCTTGCGAATCTTCACATGGCAATGTATAAAAAACGCCGGCTTCCAATTAATGAGCAAAAAAATAAATTATTAATTCTTTCTCTTTTTAAATTTCTTCAGCAATCCGGTAAAGGATTTATGCTGGCTGTTGAGATGGAGGAACAATTGCTTGGGGGAGTTGTAATTGTTTTCCAGGGGAATGTTGCTTATTATTATTTAGGTGCTTCCACAACAGAAAAAAAGAAAAGGACCATTCCTATTCTTTATGGAGCTTTTTTTGACATCATCCGGTTATGCCGGGAGTACAAGATCGGAGTGCTCGATTTTGGTGGCTTACCAGCAAATGAATTACCGGGAAGTCAATTATATAATATCAATCGTTTTAAATTAGGATTTGGAGGTTTCCCTGTTCACTATCCACCGCAGTTGGTATTTGATCTTATACCGGTTTTATCGAGAACTATTGAACAGGGCATTGTATTGCGCAATTTTATTCGTGAACGCAAGCATAAAAAATAA
- a CDS encoding TolC family protein, translated as MKTCITLLLSVIFRIANAQQATDLKPDTLRMSVQECVDYALQHQHNVKNTRLDAEIAKRKTQEYTGLSLPQINGSLEFTDFLKLPTSLIPGEFFGGEAGTFIPVKFGTQYNVTAGAQASQLIFDGRYFLGLKASRALADQAQLAVTGSEIDVVNTVMKAYLSTLINVERVKQLDANIDRLQKIFHDTKAQFEAGFVEKLDVDRISVSYNNLLTERDNVRNSIALSYYLLKYNMGMNGNDGLLLTDSIREDDFQSVLQNAGTSDLNNRIEYQQLLTGLALSEMNVKQYKLEYLPTLYGFASLSYQAQREKLNFFNNEAWYPTGIAGFKLSLPIFDGLQKARQLQQAKLSVEKTNNDIEDFKNAVSLQVASAKTSLQNAISSLNTQRTNLDLAKEVVDISRKKFDQGVGSSLEVTNGESSLREAQVNYLNALYDAWVARIDLQKSLGTLYKK; from the coding sequence ATGAAAACCTGTATAACGCTTTTACTGAGTGTAATTTTTAGAATTGCGAATGCACAGCAGGCCACCGACCTGAAGCCCGATACCCTGCGTATGTCGGTTCAGGAATGCGTTGACTATGCCTTGCAGCATCAGCATAATGTAAAAAATACCCGCCTTGATGCTGAGATCGCTAAGCGGAAGACACAGGAATATACCGGGCTCTCTTTGCCACAAATAAATGGCAGCCTGGAGTTTACGGATTTCCTGAAGCTGCCCACCTCCCTTATTCCAGGGGAATTCTTTGGCGGTGAGGCAGGTACCTTCATCCCTGTAAAGTTTGGAACACAATACAACGTTACTGCGGGTGCTCAGGCATCACAGCTGATATTTGATGGAAGGTATTTCCTGGGATTAAAAGCCAGCCGTGCGCTGGCAGATCAGGCGCAGCTTGCCGTAACGGGTTCCGAGATAGATGTGGTAAATACCGTTATGAAGGCATACCTGTCCACTTTAATTAATGTAGAGCGTGTGAAACAACTGGATGCCAATATTGATCGTCTGCAAAAGATATTTCATGATACGAAGGCTCAGTTCGAAGCCGGCTTCGTAGAAAAATTGGACGTAGACCGTATTTCTGTCAGTTATAATAATCTATTAACAGAGCGTGATAACGTGAGGAATTCAATTGCTTTGAGTTATTATTTGCTTAAATATAATATGGGTATGAATGGTAACGACGGGCTTCTGCTTACCGATTCTATCCGTGAAGATGATTTTCAATCCGTGCTGCAGAATGCAGGAACATCGGATTTGAATAACCGGATCGAATACCAGCAATTGTTAACCGGTCTTGCTCTTTCCGAAATGAATGTAAAGCAGTATAAGCTTGAGTATTTGCCCACCCTGTATGGATTTGCCAGTTTAAGCTACCAGGCACAACGCGAAAAGCTAAACTTTTTTAACAATGAAGCCTGGTATCCAACAGGCATAGCAGGATTCAAATTATCACTTCCTATTTTTGACGGACTCCAGAAAGCACGTCAGCTTCAGCAGGCAAAATTAAGTGTTGAAAAAACCAATAATGATATTGAAGATTTTAAGAATGCCGTATCTCTGCAGGTAGCCAGTGCTAAGACTTCTTTGCAAAACGCTATTTCTTCCTTAAATACTCAGCGAACCAATCTGGATCTTGCAAAGGAAGTAGTGGATATTTCCAGAAAAAAATTTGATCAGGGTGTTGGCAGCTCCCTTGAAGTGACCAATGGAGAATCATCACTCAGGGAAGCTCAGGTCAATTATTTGAATGCCCTTTACGATGCCTGGGTTGCAAGAATTGATTTACAGAAATCGCTCGGAACACTTTATAAAAAATAA
- a CDS encoding glycosyltransferase, translated as MGKKILYISYEGMTDSLGQSQVIPYLLGLTRLGHSITIISAEKKKYLIKEGTQVSISLSASGIKWFPVAYSNAIPGFSQRMNYRRLFVKAFRLQKKNYFDIVHCRSYIPSLIGLQLKRRHQLKFIFDMRGFWADERVEGNLWNLKNPLYHWAYRFFKKKEAEFLIDSDAVVSLTDNAKQEILSWKKTAVLPDKITVIPCCTDLDLFSERGFEEKTKSFFKDKYGITNEDFVISYSGSVGTWYLIDEMLLFFSRLKTHKQNSKFLILTPEIHHQFLCDAVEKAGLNPKDVIVYAARRNEMPMLLSLSNASVFFIKSTFSKKASSPTKMGELMSLGIPVFCNKGIGDVDQILTETNAGILIEDFSIKSFDTAIKKYFAASFSADKIREGAEKFFSLDKGIQQYNHIYLSL; from the coding sequence ATGGGTAAAAAAATACTTTATATTTCCTACGAAGGCATGACTGATTCTCTTGGGCAATCACAGGTGATTCCCTATCTGTTGGGACTTACCAGGCTGGGCCATAGCATTACAATTATAAGTGCAGAAAAGAAAAAATATTTAATAAAAGAAGGAACGCAGGTTTCTATTTCATTGTCCGCATCTGGAATTAAGTGGTTTCCTGTAGCATACTCGAATGCCATTCCTGGTTTTTCACAGAGAATGAATTACAGGAGATTATTCGTAAAAGCTTTCCGACTTCAAAAAAAAAATTATTTTGATATAGTTCATTGCCGCAGTTATATTCCCTCCCTCATTGGATTGCAATTAAAGAGAAGACATCAGTTAAAATTCATTTTTGATATGCGGGGTTTTTGGGCAGATGAACGTGTAGAAGGCAACTTATGGAACTTAAAAAATCCCTTGTACCATTGGGCATATCGTTTTTTCAAGAAGAAAGAAGCCGAGTTTTTAATTGACAGTGATGCTGTGGTGAGCTTAACAGATAATGCAAAACAGGAAATTCTCTCATGGAAAAAGACCGCTGTTTTGCCTGATAAAATAACGGTTATTCCTTGTTGTACAGACCTGGACTTATTCTCTGAAAGAGGTTTTGAAGAAAAAACCAAAAGTTTTTTTAAAGATAAATACGGAATTACAAATGAGGATTTTGTGATTTCCTATTCCGGCTCCGTAGGCACCTGGTATTTAATTGATGAGATGCTGCTTTTCTTTTCAAGGTTAAAAACGCATAAACAAAATTCTAAATTTTTAATTCTTACTCCAGAAATTCATCATCAGTTTCTTTGTGACGCAGTTGAAAAGGCAGGATTAAATCCTAAGGATGTTATTGTGTATGCAGCTCGTCGAAACGAAATGCCAATGCTTTTGAGCTTAAGTAATGCATCTGTATTTTTTATAAAATCGACTTTTTCAAAAAAGGCATCATCGCCAACTAAAATGGGTGAATTAATGAGTCTTGGTATTCCGGTATTTTGTAATAAAGGAATCGGTGATGTTGATCAAATACTCACTGAAACTAATGCAGGAATATTAATTGAAGATTTCAGCATTAAAAGTTTTGATACGGCCATTAAAAAATATTTTGCTGCGTCTTTTTCCGCAGATAAAATCAGGGAAGGTGCTGAAAAGTTTTTTTCTCTGGATAAAGGAATCCAGCAATACAACCATATTTACTTATCACTTTAA
- the asnB gene encoding asparagine synthase (glutamine-hydrolyzing), with the protein MCGIAGYFAPGNKFPTEWLKVMSECVAHRGPDAEGFYKDDIAGLAHRRLSIIDLSCEGNQPMFSHDRRYVIIFNGEIYNYKEIARELNISFRSDSDTEVMLEAFNRWGTGAVTRFNGMFTIALYDTREKVLTLFRDRLGVKPLFYVEINNQWFFASEIKALLSVEWIRTNCTINQQAIYWYLQLGYIPQPLTIWNEIKKFPAGNFLTLKKDRAAFTNYWKIEDQLTDDTIDNENTAKQKLDELLHSSVKYRMISDVPFGTFLSGGVDSSLVTAIAQRNSPVPIKTFTIGFKESEYNEADHAKKISQYLKTDHYEFYVSQADAIERVEPMMDIYDEPFADSSAIPALLLSREARKHIKMVLTGDGGDELFMGYGAYRWASRLNNPVVKMFRFPLGAMFSLGNNRAQRVSRLFQYISEEKIQAHIFSQEQYFFSEQETHDLLINSENLQESFFDLQPNGHRKLSAKELQTLFDLKYYLKDDLLVKVDRAGMQYGLECRTPFLDYRLVSFALNVSENLKLKKGDLKILTRRLLADYLPPELFDRPKHGFALPLQKWLQTDLKYLIDKYLSDDVINKHKLVDVAIVNRIKKKFTNGKTYLYNRLWNLLILHRWMERHSA; encoded by the coding sequence ATGTGTGGCATTGCAGGTTATTTTGCTCCAGGTAATAAATTTCCAACAGAGTGGCTGAAGGTCATGTCTGAATGTGTTGCACACCGTGGACCTGATGCTGAAGGTTTTTATAAAGATGATATTGCCGGCCTTGCACACAGACGGTTAAGCATTATCGATCTTTCCTGTGAGGGAAATCAGCCTATGTTTAGCCATGACAGGCGGTATGTTATTATTTTTAACGGGGAAATTTATAACTATAAAGAAATTGCCCGGGAGCTCAACATCTCTTTTCGGTCTGATTCCGATACAGAGGTGATGCTGGAAGCTTTTAATCGGTGGGGTACCGGGGCAGTTACCAGGTTCAACGGAATGTTCACCATTGCTTTGTATGATACCAGGGAAAAGGTGCTTACTTTATTTCGTGACCGATTAGGTGTTAAGCCTCTATTTTATGTGGAAATTAATAATCAATGGTTTTTTGCCTCAGAAATAAAGGCCTTATTAAGTGTAGAATGGATACGCACGAATTGTACTATTAATCAGCAAGCAATATACTGGTATTTGCAGCTCGGCTATATTCCACAACCCCTTACGATATGGAATGAAATCAAAAAATTTCCTGCGGGAAATTTCCTGACATTAAAAAAAGATCGGGCAGCGTTTACAAATTATTGGAAAATAGAAGATCAGCTGACAGATGATACTATTGATAATGAGAATACGGCAAAGCAAAAACTGGATGAACTGCTGCATAGTTCTGTAAAATACCGCATGATCAGTGATGTACCCTTCGGGACCTTTCTAAGCGGAGGGGTTGATTCATCCCTTGTCACCGCTATTGCACAGAGAAACAGCCCAGTGCCAATTAAGACTTTTACCATCGGCTTTAAGGAATCTGAATACAATGAGGCAGATCATGCAAAAAAGATTTCGCAGTACCTGAAAACTGACCATTATGAATTTTATGTAAGCCAGGCAGATGCAATTGAAAGGGTGGAGCCCATGATGGATATATATGATGAGCCATTTGCCGATTCTTCTGCTATTCCTGCATTACTTCTTTCCAGAGAGGCGCGGAAACATATAAAGATGGTATTGACCGGCGATGGTGGTGATGAACTTTTTATGGGGTACGGTGCATACCGCTGGGCATCACGATTAAATAATCCGGTCGTCAAAATGTTTCGTTTTCCACTAGGCGCCATGTTTTCTTTGGGTAACAATCGCGCTCAACGGGTATCCAGACTTTTTCAATATATATCTGAAGAAAAGATTCAGGCTCATATTTTTTCACAGGAACAATATTTTTTTTCAGAGCAAGAAACACATGATCTGCTGATCAATAGTGAAAACCTTCAGGAAAGTTTTTTTGATCTGCAACCTAACGGACATCGAAAGCTAAGTGCAAAAGAACTGCAGACGCTCTTTGATTTAAAATATTACCTCAAAGATGATCTGCTGGTGAAAGTAGATCGTGCAGGTATGCAATATGGTCTTGAATGCCGCACTCCGTTTTTGGATTACCGTTTAGTTTCTTTTGCACTTAATGTGTCAGAGAATTTGAAGCTTAAAAAAGGTGATCTTAAAATCCTGACGCGCCGTTTACTGGCCGATTACCTGCCGCCGGAATTGTTTGATCGTCCTAAACACGGATTTGCTCTTCCCCTGCAGAAATGGCTTCAAACGGACCTGAAATATTTGATCGATAAATATCTTTCTGATGACGTTATAAATAAACACAAACTGGTTGATGTGGCAATAGTGAACCGGATAAAGAAAAAATTCACAAATGGAAAGACCTACCTCTATAATCGCCTGTGGAATTTATTGATACTGCATCGATGGATGGAAAGGCACAGTGCATGA
- a CDS encoding class I SAM-dependent methyltransferase has protein sequence MEFIDTASMDGKAQCMNSPMHDRCLLCNGALLKPLNRYSKILLVKCARCGFVFSQAIPAENELIRHYNLYGRNDYLSPVTVKRYHEILDYLEKFRKTNRLMDVGCGIGYFLEVAKERNWEVYGTEFTQAAVQICRKKGIETQQGKLDPENYLPASFDVITSFEVIEHINYPIQEMKNFRQLLREGGAVYITTPNFHSVSKFLLKEKWNILVYPEHLCYYTPNTISALFENTGFSNLKMETTGISTSRIKESLANVQSHCNTRSSDDEKLRTMLEANRFKRGLKSFINRILTFLYIGDSIKAVFVRDSFR, from the coding sequence GTGGAATTTATTGATACTGCATCGATGGATGGAAAGGCACAGTGCATGAATTCGCCAATGCATGATCGTTGCCTGCTTTGCAATGGTGCATTATTAAAGCCACTAAACAGGTATTCAAAAATTCTTCTTGTGAAATGCGCGCGGTGTGGTTTTGTTTTTTCACAGGCAATTCCTGCAGAAAATGAGTTAATCCGCCACTATAATCTCTACGGCCGAAATGATTATCTCTCTCCTGTTACCGTTAAGAGGTATCATGAAATCTTAGATTATTTGGAGAAATTCAGAAAGACTAACAGGCTGATGGATGTAGGTTGTGGTATCGGTTATTTTCTTGAGGTAGCAAAAGAACGTAACTGGGAAGTATATGGCACAGAATTTACACAGGCAGCAGTACAGATCTGCCGTAAAAAAGGAATTGAAACACAGCAGGGAAAATTAGATCCGGAAAATTATTTACCTGCGTCTTTTGATGTTATAACTTCTTTTGAAGTTATTGAGCATATCAACTATCCTATACAGGAAATGAAAAATTTCCGGCAACTGTTGCGGGAAGGTGGTGCTGTTTACATCACCACACCAAACTTCCATTCCGTATCGAAATTCTTACTGAAAGAAAAATGGAATATTTTGGTTTATCCTGAGCATTTATGTTATTACACTCCAAACACTATTTCGGCTTTATTCGAGAATACAGGATTTTCAAATCTTAAAATGGAGACCACTGGAATTAGCACCAGCAGAATAAAAGAAAGCCTGGCGAATGTACAATCACACTGTAATACCCGGAGTTCTGATGACGAAAAACTTCGAACTATGCTGGAAGCGAACCGTTTTAAAAGAGGACTAAAAAGTTTTATAAACCGCATACTTACTTTCCTTTATATCGGCGATTCCATTAAAGCAGTATTTGTAAGAGATAGCTTTCGTTAA
- a CDS encoding glycosyltransferase — MAIRILFIGSHRPGRSPSQRFRMEHYFPYLSEKGFEYEYSTFISETGDISLYRSGNYLKKLGLLLSGASRRLKDILRANNYDIIFIQREAFLTGTTFFENLFQKSGAKIIFDFDDSIWIPETSNANRKFAWLKDERKTSRNIKLADLVIAGNYYLATYAKRFNDHVIIIPTTVDTDMFQPSPLEGKNNEPVCIGWSGSLTTIEHFKTCIPALKELKARYGNRIHFKVMGDENFSDRELNIQGTAWSEETEMAELNSYHIGIMPLPDNEWTRGKCGLKGLLYMSLAIPPVMSPVGVNCEIIQHGKNGFLAADQNEWVDTISRLIENPEMRTQMGMEARKTVVEKYSVASQLSSLIHAFNDIIHK, encoded by the coding sequence TTGGCTATTAGGATTCTATTCATTGGCTCACACAGGCCCGGGCGGTCGCCATCTCAGCGATTTCGCATGGAGCATTATTTTCCATACTTAAGTGAGAAGGGTTTTGAATATGAATATTCCACATTTATTTCAGAAACCGGGGATATCAGTCTTTATAGATCCGGCAATTATTTAAAAAAATTAGGGCTCCTATTAAGTGGTGCTTCAAGGCGTCTGAAAGACATTCTTCGCGCAAATAATTATGATATTATCTTTATTCAGCGGGAAGCATTTTTAACCGGCACTACCTTTTTTGAAAACCTCTTTCAAAAATCTGGTGCGAAAATAATTTTTGATTTTGATGATTCCATCTGGATTCCGGAAACGTCTAATGCCAATAGAAAATTTGCATGGCTAAAGGATGAAAGAAAGACGTCACGTAATATCAAATTAGCAGACTTGGTAATTGCCGGTAATTATTACTTGGCAACGTATGCAAAACGGTTTAATGATCATGTAATTATTATTCCTACCACAGTAGACACCGATATGTTTCAACCTTCACCATTAGAGGGAAAAAATAATGAACCTGTTTGCATTGGATGGAGCGGAAGCCTTACTACGATTGAGCATTTTAAAACGTGTATACCAGCCCTTAAAGAATTAAAAGCACGGTACGGTAACCGCATACATTTCAAGGTGATGGGGGACGAAAACTTCAGTGACCGCGAATTAAACATTCAGGGAACGGCATGGTCTGAGGAAACTGAAATGGCGGAATTAAACAGTTATCATATTGGGATTATGCCACTGCCTGACAATGAATGGACCCGGGGGAAATGTGGATTAAAAGGGTTGCTTTATATGTCCTTGGCTATTCCACCTGTTATGTCACCCGTAGGTGTTAATTGTGAAATTATTCAGCATGGTAAAAACGGCTTTCTGGCAGCTGATCAAAATGAATGGGTAGACACAATTAGCCGGTTAATAGAAAACCCTGAAATGAGGACACAAATGGGTATGGAGGCAAGAAAAACGGTAGTAGAAAAATATTCAGTGGCTTCACAGCTTAGTTCTTTAATTCACGCCTTCAATGATATAATCCATAAATAG